Within Myceligenerans xiligouense, the genomic segment AATGCCGGTAAGTTGAGCGTGGCAGTGAGACTGCGGGGGATAAGCTCCGTGGGTCGAGAGGGAAACAGCCCAGATCGCCGGCTAAGGCCCCTAAGCGTGTGCTCAGTGGGAAAGGATGTGGAGTTGCTCAGACAACCAGGAGGTTGGCTTAGAAGCAGCCACCCTTGAAAGAGTGCGTAATAGCTCACTGGTCAAGTGATTCCGCGCCGACAATGTAGCGGGGCTCAAGCACACCGCCGAAGCCGTGGCAACCACACATGCACATTACAGCCCTTCAGGGGTTGTCAGTGGTGTGGTTGGGTAGGGGAGCGTCGTGTGGCCGGTGAAGTCCCGGAGTGATCCAGGGGTGGAGGCCACGCGAGTGAGAATGCAGGCATGAGTAGCGAATGACGGGTGTGAATCCCGTCCACCGAATGACCAAGGGTTCCAGGGCCAGGTTTATCCGCCCTGGGTAAGTCGGGACCTAAGGCGAGGCCGACAGGCGTAGTCGATGGACAAGGAGTTGATATTCTCCTACCGGCGAAGAACCGTCCATACCGAGTCCGGTGATACTAACCATCCCAATCCTCCCGCTTCAGTCTTCGGACTGTACAGGGAGAGGCGGCGTGGGACCTGATCCGGTAGTAGGTAAGCGTGTTAACAGGGGTGACGCAGGAAGGTAGCCGCACGTGGCGATGGTAGTCCACGTCCAAGGTTGTAGCCTGCTCCGTAGGTAAATCCGCGGGGCGTCAAGGGTGAGGACTGATGGTGACCACGCAAGTGGGAACGCGGTGATCCTCTGCTGCCAAGAAAAGCCTCGACGCGAGGTTCTAGCCGCCCGTACCCCAAACCGACTCAGGTGGTCAGGTAGAGAATACCAAGGTGATCGAGCGAATCGTGGTCAAGGAACTCGGCAAAATGCCCCCGTAACTTCGGGAGAAGGGGGGCCCGAACCGTGAAGCCCCTTGCGGGCGTGAGCGGGGAAGGCCGCAGAGACCAGGGAGAAGCGACTGTTTACTAAAAACACAGGTCCGTGCGAAGTCGCAAGACGATGTATACGGACTGACGCCTGCCCGGTGCTGGAAGGTTAAGAGGACGAGTCAACCCGTAAGGGTGAAGCTCAGAATTTAAGCCCCAGTAAACGGCGGTGGTAACTATAACCATCCTAAGGTAGCGAAATTCCTTGTCGGGTAAGTTCCGACCTGCACGAATGGCGTAACGACTTCTCCGCTGTCTCGACCGCGAACTCGGCGAAATTGCACTACGAGTAAAGATGCTCGTTACGCGCAGCAGGACGGAAAGACCCCGGGACCTTTACTACAGCTTGGTATTGGTGTTCGGTGCGGTTTGTGTAGGATAGGTGGGAGACTGTGAAACCCGGCCGCCAGGTCGGGTGGAGTCATCGTTGAAATACCACTCTGATCGCTTCGGGCATCTAACCTCGGTCCGTGATCCGGATCAGGGACAGTGCCTGGTGGGTAGTTTAACTGGGGCGGTTGCCTCCTAAAATGTAACGGAGGCGCTCAAAGGTTCCCTCAGCCTGGTTGGCAATCAGGTGTCGAGTGCAAGTGCACAAGGGAGCTTGACTGTGAGACTGACAGGTCGAGCAGGGACGAAAGTCGGAACTAGTGATCCGGCCATGGCTTGTGGAAGCGTGGTCGCTCAACGGATAAAAGGTACCCCGGGGATAACAGGCTGATCTTGCCCAAGAGTCCATATCGACGGCATGGTTTGGCACCTCGATGTCGGCTCGTCGCATCCTGGGGCTGGAGTTGGTCCCAAGGGTTGGGCTGTTCGCCCATTAAAGCGGTACGCGAGCTGGGTTTAGAACGTCGTGAGACAGTTCGGTCCCTATCCGCTGCGCGCGTAGGAGTCTTGAGAAGGGCTGTCCCTAGTACGAGAGGACCGGGACGGACGAACCTCTGGTGTGCCAGTTGTTCCGCCAGGAGCACGGCTGGTTGGCTACGTTCGGAAGGGATAACCGCTGAAAGCATCTAAGCGGGAAGCCTGCTTCAAGATGAAGACTCCACCACCCTCGGGTGGGAAGGCGCCCGACAGACTATCGGGTTGATAGGCCGGAAGTGGAAGACCAGTAATGGTTGCAGCTGACCGGTACTAATCCGCCAACAACCTCAACAACACACACTTCACGTGTATCGCGTCCACTATACGGTTCCCGAGAAACGACCAACCCTTCGAACCTTGGTCAACAACTCGATAACGTTACGGCGGTCATAGCGTAGGGGAAACGCCCGGTCCCATTCCGAACCCGGAAGCTCAGCCCTACAGCGCCGATGGTACTGCCCCCGCCAGGGGGTGGGAGAGTAGGACGCCGCCGGACCCTTCTTCACACGAGGCCCGCACCACACGGTGCGGGCCTCGAACCATTCCCGGGGCAGAATCACGGCACCGGCGAGCATCCCGGACCCGCATCGCCACTAGACTTGCGGCATGTCCACCATCTCCCGAGACGAGGTCGCGCGCGTCGCGGGCCTGGCCCGGATCGACCTGCGTTCCGACGAGGTCGACCGTCTCGCGGGTGAGCTCGACGTCATCGTCGAGTCCATCGCGCGGGTCAGCCAGGTAGCCACCGCCGACGTCCCCGCGACGAGCCATCCGATCCCGCTGACGAACGTCTTCCGCGATGACGTTCCGCAGCAGCCGCTCCCGCAGCAGGATGTCCTGGCGGCGGCCCCGGCGCAGGAGGACGGCCGGTTCCTCGTCCCGCAGATCCTCGGCGAGGAGTAAGAGATGACCAGTGACATCACGCGCCTGAGCGCGTCCGAGCTCGCCGCGGCCATCGCCGACGGCACCGTCTCCAGCGTCGAGGCCACGCGGGCCCACCTGGACCGCATCGCCGAGGTCGACGGCGATCTGAACGCCTTCCTGCACGTCAGCGCCGACGAGGCGCTGACGACCGCGGCCGGCGTCGACTCCCGGCGAGCGTCCGGCGAGGAACTCGGTCCGCTCGCGGGCGTGCCGATCGCCGTCAAGGACGTCGTCGTCACCCAAGGGCTGCCCACGACGGCGGGCTCGAAGATCCTCGAGGGCTGGGTTCCGCCCTACGACGCGACGCTCGTCGAGCGGATCAAGGCGGCCGGCCTGCCGATCCTCGGCAAGACCAACATGGACGAGTTCGCGATGGGTTCCTCCACCGAGCACTCTGCCTACGGCAACACGAAGAACCCGTGGGATCTCGAGCGCATCCCGGGCGGCTCCGGTGGCGGTTCGGCGGCCGCGGTCGCCGGGCTCGAGGCCCCGCTCGCGATCGGCACCGACACCGGCGGTTCGATTCGCCAGCCCGGCGCCGTGACCGGCACGGTCGGGGTCAAGCCCACCTATGGCGGGGTCTCACGCTACGGCCTCATCGCCATGGCCAGCAGCCTGGACCAGGCGGGCCCCGTGACCCGTACGGTCCTGGACGCCGCGCTGCTGCACGAGCTGATCGGCGGTCACGACCCGCGCGACTCCACGTCGATCGCCGAGCCGATCCCGGCGCTCGTCGCCGCGGCCCGCCAGGGCGCCACCGGCGACCTGCGGGGCCTGCGCGTCGGCGTCGTCAAGGAGCTCTCGGGCGAGGGCTACCAGGAGGGCGTGAGCGCCAGGTTCACCGAGTCCCTCGACGCGCTCCGCGCCCTCGGCGCCGAGATCGTCGAGGTCTCCTGCCCGCACTTCGTCTACGCGCTCGATGCGTACTACCTGATCATGCCTGCGGAGGCGTCCAGCAACCTCGCCAAGTTCGACGGCATGCGTTTCGGCCTCCGCGTCGAGCCCGCGGAAGGGCCCGTCACCGCGGAGCGCGTCATGGCGGCGACCCGCGGCGCGGGCTTCGGCGACGAGGTCAAGCGCCGCGTCATCCTCGGCACCTACGCCCTGAGCGCCGGCTACTACGACGCCTACTACGGCAGCGCGCAGAAGGTCCGCACCCTCATCCAGCGCGACTTCGCCGCCGCGTTCGCGCAGGCGGACGTCCTCGTCTCGCCGACGGCGCCCACCACGGCGTTCAAGTTCGGCGAGAAGCTCGACGACCCGCTGGCCATGTACCTCAACGACGTCGCCACGATCCCGGCCAACCTCGCCGGCGTGCCGGGCATGTCCGTGCCGAACGGCCTGTCCGACGGGCTGCCGGTCGGCTTCCAGATCCTCGCCCCGGCGAAGGCCGACGACCGCATGTACCGAGTGGGTGCCGCTCTCGAGGCGGCGCTCGAGAAGACCTGGGGCGGGCCGCTGCTGGCCCA encodes:
- the gatC gene encoding Asp-tRNA(Asn)/Glu-tRNA(Gln) amidotransferase subunit GatC; the protein is MSTISRDEVARVAGLARIDLRSDEVDRLAGELDVIVESIARVSQVATADVPATSHPIPLTNVFRDDVPQQPLPQQDVLAAAPAQEDGRFLVPQILGEE
- the gatA gene encoding Asp-tRNA(Asn)/Glu-tRNA(Gln) amidotransferase subunit GatA, which translates into the protein MTSDITRLSASELAAAIADGTVSSVEATRAHLDRIAEVDGDLNAFLHVSADEALTTAAGVDSRRASGEELGPLAGVPIAVKDVVVTQGLPTTAGSKILEGWVPPYDATLVERIKAAGLPILGKTNMDEFAMGSSTEHSAYGNTKNPWDLERIPGGSGGGSAAAVAGLEAPLAIGTDTGGSIRQPGAVTGTVGVKPTYGGVSRYGLIAMASSLDQAGPVTRTVLDAALLHELIGGHDPRDSTSIAEPIPALVAAARQGATGDLRGLRVGVVKELSGEGYQEGVSARFTESLDALRALGAEIVEVSCPHFVYALDAYYLIMPAEASSNLAKFDGMRFGLRVEPAEGPVTAERVMAATRGAGFGDEVKRRVILGTYALSAGYYDAYYGSAQKVRTLIQRDFAAAFAQADVLVSPTAPTTAFKFGEKLDDPLAMYLNDVATIPANLAGVPGMSVPNGLSDGLPVGFQILAPAKADDRMYRVGAALEAALEKTWGGPLLAQAPELKTTELTR